The Bacillus carboniphilus genome contains a region encoding:
- a CDS encoding GNAT family N-acetyltransferase codes for MIFQNEKLVVRPLRIKDQHLLFKWLSNPKVLKFYEGRDNPFDIEMVEKKFYNRNDETTRAIFEFAGTAIGYIQFYPLTQEDTKVYGYSLTQTIFGIDQFIGETLYWNKGIGQLLVKSIVNFLFLHKEAELVVLDPQTQNERAIKCYERCGFEKVKLLPKRELHEGEYRDCWLMECKPKE; via the coding sequence ATGATATTTCAAAATGAAAAACTTGTTGTTCGTCCACTAAGGATTAAAGATCAACATTTGCTCTTCAAATGGCTTTCTAATCCAAAAGTACTCAAATTTTATGAAGGAAGGGACAATCCTTTCGATATTGAGATGGTCGAAAAGAAGTTTTATAACAGAAATGATGAAACGACAAGAGCAATCTTTGAGTTCGCAGGAACTGCAATAGGCTATATTCAATTTTATCCATTAACTCAAGAAGATACTAAGGTTTATGGCTATTCTTTAACCCAAACCATTTTTGGCATCGATCAATTCATCGGTGAAACACTATATTGGAATAAAGGTATTGGCCAATTACTGGTCAAATCTATTGTAAACTTCTTATTTTTACATAAAGAAGCCGAACTCGTAGTTTTAGACCCTCAAACCCAAAACGAAAGAGCTATTAAATGCTATGAAAGGTGCGGCTTTGAAAAAGTAAAGCTACTGCCAAAGCGTGAATTGCATGAAGGAGAATACCGTGATTGTTGGCTGATGGAGTGCAAACCAAAAGAATAA
- a CDS encoding YkvA family protein — MSSQTHDQKYAKHFSDSSFWEKIKRFGKKAGVSVVYVALLLYYALQKPTTPLWAKTVIISALGYFIFPLDLLPDLIPGGYTDDFSGLFGALVTVAIFIDEDCKDKAKEKIITWFGEKALEETNAINEKLDNTKSEEIEK; from the coding sequence ATGAGTTCACAAACACATGATCAAAAATATGCGAAGCACTTTTCAGATTCATCCTTTTGGGAGAAGATAAAGCGATTTGGGAAAAAAGCTGGAGTTTCTGTCGTCTATGTAGCTCTACTACTTTATTATGCGTTACAAAAACCAACAACACCTTTATGGGCAAAAACTGTGATTATTAGTGCTCTAGGCTACTTTATTTTCCCATTAGATTTATTACCAGACCTTATTCCTGGTGGTTACACAGATGACTTTTCAGGACTTTTCGGCGCGCTTGTCACCGTGGCTATTTTTATTGACGAAGACTGTAAAGATAAAGCTAAGGAAAAAATCATCACCTGGTTTGGCGAAAAGGCACTAGAAGAAACAAACGCCATTAATGAAAAGCTAGACAACACCAAAAGTGAAGAAATAGAAAAATGA
- a CDS encoding HAD family hydrolase — translation MNTYKVILFDLDGTLSDPKEGITKSVQYALQRMNIHKVDVDQLEKFIGPPLQVSFADYYGFNKEKVDIAIGHYRARFKEKGMYENELYPQIPSLLKTLKESDMTLVVATSKPTVYSEQILKHFKVDDYFDLVVGSNLDGTRTSKEEIIQNILNTYYEYQLEDFIMVGDRKHDVIGANQTGIDSLAVTYGYGSLEELREFSPTYIVNTVDEIKDILT, via the coding sequence ATGAATACATACAAAGTCATTTTATTTGATTTAGATGGAACACTTTCAGATCCGAAAGAGGGAATAACAAAATCAGTTCAATATGCCTTGCAAAGAATGAATATTCATAAGGTAGATGTTGATCAATTAGAAAAGTTTATCGGACCTCCCCTGCAAGTTTCTTTTGCTGACTATTACGGTTTTAATAAGGAAAAAGTAGATATTGCGATCGGTCATTATCGAGCAAGGTTTAAGGAGAAGGGTATGTATGAAAATGAGTTATATCCTCAAATTCCATCTTTGTTAAAAACCTTGAAAGAAAGCGATATGACTTTAGTTGTTGCTACGTCTAAACCTACTGTGTATAGTGAACAAATATTAAAGCATTTTAAGGTTGACGATTATTTTGATCTTGTTGTTGGAAGTAATCTTGATGGAACGAGAACGTCTAAAGAGGAAATTATTCAAAATATTCTTAATACATATTACGAGTATCAACTAGAGGATTTTATTATGGTTGGAGACAGAAAACATGATGTTATAGGAGCGAATCAAACAGGGATTGACTCTCTCGCTGTTACTTATGGTTATGGTTCATTGGAAGAGTTACGTGAGTTTAGTCCTACTTATATAGTAAATACAGTGGATGAAATAAAAGATATTTTAACCTAA
- a CDS encoding C-terminal helicase domain-containing protein — MKDIGQINVAAEKLSFKQIDVSLLHSELNKDKRKKAMKDFRQGQTNMLLATDVAARGLDIKAITHVVHFDFPKSLEQYVHRSGRTGRFGAEGTVISIINHKEERDLERMAKKAWFQGGRKTLLSWGNC, encoded by the coding sequence ATGAAAGATATAGGGCAAATAAATGTGGCGGCGGAAAAGCTATCATTTAAACAAATTGACGTATCACTTCTTCATAGTGAGCTGAACAAAGATAAGCGAAAAAAAGCCATGAAAGATTTTCGACAAGGCCAAACAAATATGCTCCTAGCAACAGATGTTGCGGCTAGAGGGCTGGATATCAAAGCCATCACCCATGTGGTTCATTTTGATTTCCCTAAAAGTCTCGAACAATATGTTCATCGTTCTGGTCGTACGGGAAGATTTGGAGCTGAAGGTACCGTTATATCTATTATTAATCATAAAGAAGAAAGAGATTTAGAAAGAATGGCAAAAAAAGCTTGGTTTCAAGGCGGAAGAAAAACGCTTTTATCATGGGGAAATTGTTGA
- a CDS encoding HAD-IA family hydrolase yields MYKNIIWDFDGTLFNTYPVMANIFKDTLERKGIEEPLNEIVKQMKVSMSSAFNYYENKYRIDSNFLDEYHIRRKEAEMQQSKPFEGIVDICKYIYSTNRQNYLYTHRGESAIKLLKMFGLYDYFSDFITLEHGFERKPSPDALHHLINKHNMSHSESIMIGDRDLDILAAHNAGITACYFTEGDEISNHADYNISDFKQLYSII; encoded by the coding sequence ATGTACAAGAATATAATTTGGGATTTTGATGGAACGCTTTTTAATACTTACCCAGTGATGGCAAATATTTTTAAAGACACTCTTGAAAGGAAAGGAATCGAAGAACCATTAAATGAAATTGTTAAACAAATGAAGGTCTCTATGTCTTCAGCTTTCAACTATTATGAAAACAAATATCGAATAGACAGTAACTTTTTAGATGAATACCATATTCGAAGAAAAGAAGCGGAGATGCAACAATCAAAACCATTTGAAGGAATAGTGGATATATGTAAATATATTTACTCTACAAATAGACAAAACTATTTATATACACACCGAGGAGAATCAGCTATAAAGCTATTGAAGATGTTTGGTTTATATGATTACTTTTCTGATTTCATCACTCTTGAGCATGGATTTGAGAGGAAACCAAGTCCTGATGCCCTTCATCATTTAATTAACAAACATAACATGTCTCATTCAGAATCGATTATGATCGGCGATAGAGATTTAGATATTTTAGCGGCTCACAATGCTGGCATCACTGCATGTTATTTCACAGAGGGTGATGAAATAAGTAACCATGCTGATTACAACATTAGCGACTTCAAACAACTTTACTCTATCATTTGA
- a CDS encoding DUF2812 domain-containing protein translates to MKKKIKRKFRSLNQWHVEEYESWLTDMAKQGWKLIKINSLWATFEQCEPETINYRIDIKENNSTYKDKIELFKQEGWEYVDRSDVILIFRGKMEELYAEPKEQAKVFNRLKKKAITNTVSFAVVTIIYFLNLFLIYRNPVTSYLNNNMVFIFCISLFFFILSLNMIANVFHTQKLINKLRSGVFLNHRTNYKKKKVSI, encoded by the coding sequence ATGAAGAAAAAAATCAAAAGAAAATTCCGCTCACTTAATCAGTGGCATGTTGAAGAATACGAGTCTTGGCTGACAGACATGGCGAAACAAGGGTGGAAGCTGATTAAAATCAATAGTTTATGGGCTACTTTTGAACAATGTGAACCCGAAACCATCAACTACCGAATTGATATCAAAGAGAATAACAGTACGTATAAAGATAAGATTGAGCTTTTCAAACAAGAAGGGTGGGAATATGTTGATCGTAGCGATGTAATTCTTATATTTAGAGGGAAAATGGAGGAGCTATATGCTGAACCAAAAGAACAAGCAAAAGTGTTCAATCGTTTGAAAAAAAAAGCCATCACAAATACGGTCTCATTCGCCGTTGTTACAATCATCTATTTTTTAAATCTATTTTTAATTTATAGAAATCCTGTGACGAGCTATTTAAATAATAATATGGTATTTATTTTTTGTATTTCTCTCTTCTTCTTCATTCTATCACTCAACATGATAGCAAACGTCTTCCATACACAAAAGCTAATCAACAAATTAAGGTCTGGTGTTTTTCTCAACCATCGTACAAATTATAAGAAAAAAAAGGTTTCAATATAA
- a CDS encoding glycoside hydrolase family 32 protein gives MLEDLVKKEVDKHKKKVEQDSYRLSYHLMPPVGLLNDPNGFIQWRGQYHLFYQWNPFETGHGAKFWGHYQSKDLVHWQDYGVALSPTNWFDKNGCYSGSAVEDSLGKLVLFYTGNVKDEQGNRQTYQCRAISEDGLHFEKEGVVIELPEGYTAHFRDPKVWKHEDLWYLVVGAQSEDLKGKVVLFQSNDLKEWLHLGTVAGSHEGSLEDFGFMWECPDLFQLDGQDVLIVSPQGLQPEGYKYHNKYQSGYFIGNLDYNQVNFEHGTFTELDRGFEFYAPQTTMDDQGRRIMIGWMGVPEQGEDQQPTIKHNWVHTLTIPRQLHLKEGKLYQMPIRELKSLRQNRVDFSHVVINQEEKELAQVAGDVMELELNKINILNDFRINIRNHCYIHFDKQRKLFSFERERFTGDGMESRHCDLEELKQLSIFLDTSSIEIFINHGQEVFTSRIFPSPHDKAVSFQSSEQITFDLVKWNLN, from the coding sequence ATGCTTGAGGATTTAGTGAAAAAAGAAGTAGATAAACATAAAAAGAAGGTTGAACAAGATTCGTATCGTTTAAGCTACCATCTCATGCCACCTGTAGGCTTATTAAATGATCCAAATGGATTTATACAATGGAGAGGGCAATATCATCTCTTTTATCAGTGGAATCCGTTTGAGACGGGGCATGGAGCGAAGTTTTGGGGTCATTATCAATCAAAGGATCTCGTTCATTGGCAAGATTATGGCGTTGCTTTATCTCCAACAAATTGGTTTGATAAAAATGGATGCTACTCAGGAAGTGCGGTCGAGGATTCATTGGGAAAACTCGTTTTGTTTTATACAGGGAATGTTAAGGATGAACAAGGAAACCGCCAGACGTATCAATGCCGAGCGATTAGCGAAGATGGTCTTCATTTTGAGAAAGAGGGGGTTGTCATTGAACTTCCTGAAGGCTATACGGCTCATTTTCGTGACCCGAAAGTATGGAAACATGAAGATCTATGGTATTTGGTCGTTGGTGCTCAGTCTGAAGATTTAAAAGGAAAAGTCGTGTTGTTTCAGTCTAATGACTTAAAAGAGTGGCTTCATTTAGGAACTGTTGCAGGTAGTCATGAAGGATCATTAGAAGATTTTGGTTTTATGTGGGAGTGTCCAGATCTTTTCCAACTTGATGGACAAGATGTGTTAATTGTTTCCCCGCAAGGCCTTCAACCAGAAGGATATAAATATCATAATAAATACCAATCGGGTTATTTTATTGGTAATCTGGATTATAATCAAGTGAATTTCGAACATGGAACGTTTACAGAGCTTGATCGAGGGTTTGAATTTTATGCTCCTCAGACAACAATGGATGATCAAGGAAGAAGAATCATGATCGGTTGGATGGGCGTTCCGGAGCAAGGGGAAGACCAGCAGCCAACGATTAAGCATAACTGGGTTCACACACTGACTATTCCAAGGCAGCTCCACTTAAAAGAAGGTAAGCTTTATCAAATGCCAATTAGAGAGTTGAAATCTCTTCGGCAAAATCGAGTTGATTTTTCACACGTGGTTATAAATCAAGAGGAAAAAGAGCTTGCTCAAGTTGCTGGTGATGTAATGGAATTGGAATTAAACAAAATTAATATCCTAAATGATTTTCGGATCAACATTCGTAACCACTGTTATATTCATTTTGATAAACAAAGGAAGCTGTTTTCTTTTGAAAGAGAACGTTTTACAGGTGACGGCATGGAGTCAAGACATTGTGATTTAGAAGAATTGAAGCAGTTGTCTATCTTTTTAGATACTTCTTCAATCGAAATCTTTATCAATCATGGACAAGAAGTGTTTACTTCAAGAATCTTTCCTTCCCCTCATGATAAAGCAGTCTCTTTTCAATCATCCGAACAAATTACCTTTGATTTAGTCAAATGGAATTTAAACTAA
- a CDS encoding aminoimidazole riboside kinase, whose amino-acid sequence MKSGIISLGEALIDFIPMDESNLVYQKCPGGAPANVAVGIARLGVPSTFIGKVGDDVLGNFLKETLTSYGVNTSQMPLTNEAKTGAVFVTLGENGERSFDFYINPSADTFLNTGNIDELVIGKERILHIGSISLIREPSKSATLKAIEVAKRNGVLFSFDPNIRLSLWEDEESAKKEITSLLSQVDILKISDDELQFLTNQRDIDKGIDLLSSYNIPLIAITLGAKGSVLVTKQGKVHVPAMKVEAVDTTGAGDAFVSGLLFSVYHYEGNLSRMTIEQAKQIGQFASVSGGLAASTKGAMTALPTLQEVENKLTE is encoded by the coding sequence ATGAAAAGTGGAATCATTAGTCTAGGCGAAGCATTAATTGACTTTATTCCTATGGACGAATCCAATTTAGTTTATCAAAAATGCCCTGGAGGTGCTCCAGCAAATGTAGCAGTAGGGATTGCTAGACTGGGTGTCCCATCTACCTTTATAGGAAAAGTTGGCGATGATGTATTGGGCAACTTTTTAAAAGAAACACTGACCAGCTATGGAGTAAATACGTCTCAAATGCCCTTAACAAATGAAGCGAAAACAGGGGCAGTCTTTGTAACATTAGGAGAAAATGGAGAACGTAGTTTTGATTTTTATATTAATCCAAGTGCAGATACCTTTTTAAATACTGGAAATATAGATGAATTAGTTATAGGGAAAGAGAGAATTTTACATATTGGGTCTATTTCATTAATAAGGGAACCCTCAAAATCAGCTACTTTAAAAGCAATTGAAGTGGCAAAGAGGAACGGTGTACTTTTTTCGTTTGATCCTAATATAAGATTATCTCTATGGGAAGACGAAGAATCTGCAAAAAAGGAAATTACTTCTCTTCTTTCTCAAGTAGACATTTTAAAGATTTCAGATGATGAACTTCAATTTTTAACAAATCAACGAGATATAGACAAAGGGATAGACCTTCTCTCATCTTACAATATTCCGTTAATCGCCATTACGTTAGGTGCAAAGGGAAGTGTTCTTGTAACCAAACAAGGGAAAGTTCATGTACCTGCTATGAAAGTGGAAGCAGTTGACACGACAGGTGCTGGGGATGCCTTTGTTTCGGGACTTTTATTTAGTGTTTATCACTATGAAGGGAACCTATCCCGTATGACCATTGAACAAGCGAAGCAGATAGGTCAATTTGCTAGTGTTTCTGGAGGACTAGCTGCATCAACTAAAGGAGCCATGACGGCATTACCTACTCTACAAGAAGTTGAAAACAAACTAACTGAATAG
- a CDS encoding sucrose-specific PTS transporter subunit IIBC — MDVKQIASQLVPLLGGKENIVSAAHCATRLRLVLKEDDKVDKKAIENLDGVKGAFASSGQFQVIFGTGLVNKVYAEFVKEAGLDQNNEEVVDHQEAVKKKMNPLARFAKTLSNIFVPIIPAIVASGLLMGLLGMMKTFEWVSGDSAIILFLDMFSSAAFIILPILIGFSAAKEFGGNAYLGAVIGGIMTHPALLNPWGLANAEPEVINFLGLNVELLGYQGTVVPVLLAVYVMSKIEKGTRKIVPNAIDLLVTPFVTVILTGLITLLVIGPLGTIVGEGITTILNFVYDNVGFVSGIIFGGIYSAIVITGVHHSFHAIEANLIADIGVNYLLPIWSMANVAQGGAGLAVFFKTKREKTKQVALPAAFSAFLGITEPVIFGVNLKYRKPFIGAMIGGALGGGYVVLTEVVANAYGLTGIPMLAIVAPLGATNLINYIVGFAIALVSAFVATWLLGFKEEEN; from the coding sequence ATGGATGTAAAACAAATAGCATCTCAACTAGTTCCTTTATTAGGAGGAAAAGAAAACATTGTTAGTGCGGCACATTGTGCCACGAGACTCCGCTTAGTATTAAAAGAGGATGATAAGGTTGATAAGAAAGCAATTGAAAACCTTGATGGAGTAAAAGGGGCCTTTGCTAGCTCTGGTCAGTTTCAAGTAATCTTTGGTACAGGACTTGTAAATAAGGTGTATGCTGAGTTCGTTAAAGAGGCAGGTTTAGATCAAAATAACGAGGAAGTAGTAGATCATCAAGAAGCGGTTAAGAAAAAAATGAACCCTCTTGCTCGTTTTGCAAAAACATTGTCTAATATTTTCGTTCCTATTATTCCAGCCATCGTTGCAAGTGGTTTGTTAATGGGATTACTAGGAATGATGAAAACGTTTGAATGGGTTTCAGGAGACAGCGCGATCATTTTATTCCTTGATATGTTTTCTAGTGCTGCTTTCATTATTCTACCTATCTTGATTGGTTTTTCAGCAGCGAAAGAATTTGGTGGAAACGCATATTTGGGTGCAGTCATCGGTGGAATTATGACCCATCCAGCATTGCTTAATCCTTGGGGACTAGCCAATGCTGAACCAGAAGTCATTAACTTTTTAGGGCTAAATGTTGAGCTTTTAGGTTATCAAGGAACGGTTGTACCCGTTTTACTTGCCGTTTATGTGATGAGTAAAATTGAAAAAGGCACTCGTAAAATTGTTCCAAATGCGATTGATTTACTTGTCACTCCTTTTGTAACGGTTATTTTAACAGGTTTAATAACCCTTTTAGTTATTGGTCCTTTAGGAACTATAGTTGGTGAAGGTATCACAACTATATTGAACTTTGTTTATGATAATGTTGGTTTTGTATCAGGTATTATTTTTGGTGGTATTTATTCTGCTATTGTCATTACAGGAGTTCACCATAGTTTCCATGCCATTGAAGCAAATTTAATTGCAGATATTGGGGTTAACTATTTACTTCCAATTTGGTCAATGGCTAATGTGGCTCAAGGGGGAGCAGGTTTAGCCGTATTTTTCAAAACAAAACGTGAAAAAACGAAGCAAGTGGCTCTTCCTGCCGCATTTTCAGCTTTCTTAGGTATTACGGAACCGGTCATTTTCGGTGTAAACTTAAAATACCGCAAGCCATTTATAGGTGCTATGATTGGTGGAGCACTAGGTGGAGGATACGTGGTTCTAACTGAAGTAGTTGCCAATGCTTATGGATTAACAGGTATTCCAATGCTCGCAATTGTTGCCCCGTTAGGAGCGACCAATTTAATCAACTATATCGTTGGCTTTGCGATTGCTCTAGTAAGTGCATTTGTCGCAACTTGGTTATTAGGATTTAAAGAAGAAGAAAATTAA
- a CDS encoding PRD domain-containing protein, translated as MKSRRVTVCRGNALYKGGTSLKIHRILNNNAVVVKENNVEKVVMGSGIAFQKQRKDIINKMKIEKVFTMKEGNKKFQELLESVPVEHIEIAEKIISYAEGKLQAPLSDHIHISLTDHLSFAINRFEQGYTIQNKLLSEIKLLYKQEYEIGQWSLELIKRELNIELPIDEAGHIAIHIHTAKMNSSDLENTLKLTTVISELIEIIEKELKINLDEEGNFYQRMITHLRFALSRMEKKEPFHQIDKELLELIKGKYHNSFEIAKKIARYLENVYDFIIPESEAGYIALHIERIAKRSQ; from the coding sequence ATGAAATCAAGAAGAGTGACTGTTTGCAGAGGTAATGCGTTATATAAAGGAGGGACATCTTTGAAGATTCATCGTATTCTGAATAATAATGCGGTTGTTGTTAAAGAGAATAATGTAGAGAAGGTTGTAATGGGTTCGGGTATTGCCTTTCAAAAACAGCGTAAGGATATTATTAATAAGATGAAAATTGAGAAAGTCTTTACGATGAAAGAAGGGAATAAAAAGTTCCAAGAATTGTTAGAATCGGTTCCTGTCGAGCACATTGAGATAGCTGAAAAGATTATTAGTTACGCAGAAGGAAAACTACAAGCTCCTTTAAGTGACCATATTCATATATCATTAACGGATCATCTTTCGTTTGCTATTAATCGGTTTGAACAAGGTTATACAATCCAAAATAAATTGTTGAGTGAAATTAAACTGTTATACAAACAAGAGTACGAAATTGGTCAGTGGTCACTTGAATTGATTAAACGAGAGCTGAATATCGAGCTACCTATTGATGAGGCAGGACATATTGCTATTCATATTCACACCGCTAAAATGAATTCGTCTGATTTGGAGAATACACTAAAACTTACGACGGTCATTTCAGAGTTAATCGAGATTATTGAGAAAGAGTTAAAAATTAATCTTGATGAAGAAGGAAATTTTTATCAACGTATGATTACTCATTTGAGGTTTGCTCTTTCAAGGATGGAAAAGAAAGAACCTTTTCACCAAATAGATAAAGAATTACTTGAATTAATTAAAGGGAAATATCATAATTCTTTTGAAATAGCAAAAAAGATAGCCCGATATTTAGAGAATGTATATGATTTTATCATTCCTGAATCCGAAGCCGGTTATATTGCGCTTCATATTGAAAGAATTGCTAAACGTTCCCAATGA
- a CDS encoding SDR family oxidoreductase, translated as MKVFVVGANGQIGTQLTNLLKQSDDHSVVAMVRKEEQAKKFEEKGIEAKIADLEGSVEDIAEAAKGCDAIVFSAGSGGQTGYDKTLLIDLDGAAKTIEAAEKAGIHRYVMVSSLQAHNRENWSEQIKPYYVAKHYAEKILLQSNLNYTIVRPGRLLNEPSIGKFSLTATPDNFSIPREDVAKVLFEVIDNKNTFKRSFDVVSGEETITDALTYLED; from the coding sequence ATGAAAGTTTTTGTAGTAGGAGCAAACGGCCAAATTGGCACACAGCTGACAAACTTACTCAAACAAAGTGACGATCACAGTGTCGTTGCAATGGTAAGAAAAGAAGAACAAGCCAAAAAATTTGAGGAAAAAGGCATCGAAGCAAAAATCGCTGATTTAGAAGGTAGTGTAGAGGATATTGCTGAAGCAGCAAAAGGATGCGATGCTATTGTCTTTTCTGCAGGCTCAGGAGGGCAGACTGGGTACGATAAAACCTTATTAATTGACCTAGACGGTGCGGCCAAGACAATTGAGGCTGCTGAAAAAGCTGGAATACATAGATATGTAATGGTCAGCTCTCTTCAAGCCCATAACCGTGAGAACTGGAGCGAGCAAATCAAACCTTATTATGTGGCAAAACATTATGCAGAAAAAATATTACTCCAAAGTAATTTAAACTATACAATTGTTCGACCGGGTAGGCTACTAAATGAACCTAGTATCGGAAAATTTTCGTTAACAGCCACTCCAGATAATTTTTCTATTCCTCGTGAAGATGTGGCAAAAGTACTGTTTGAAGTGATTGATAATAAAAATACATTCAAGCGTTCCTTTGATGTCGTTTCTGGTGAAGAAACGATTACAGATGCTTTAACATATTTGGAAGACTAA
- a CDS encoding RNA-guided endonuclease TnpB family protein, whose translation MTKLNKAYKFRIYPTREQASLIRRTFGCVRFVYNKMLDDRKKTYEKYKDDKETLKMQKFPTPAQYKQEFKWLKEVDSLALANAQINLQKAYQNFFAKKADFPTFKSRKSRQSYTTNVVNGNIKLIDGLIKLPKLTWIKIKQHRPIPDGHKIKACTISMTKTGKFFVSILTEYEKKIVEQPAHLLIGLDFVMNGLFVDSETGKKANYPRFYRQMVEKLAKESRILARRTKGSSRWHQQRLKVAKIHEKIANQRKDFLHKQSYRLANQYDCVIIEDLDMKGMSQALKFGKSVADNAWGRFTSYLEYKLKEQGKKLIKIDKWFPSSKTCSNCGQIKEELTLSDRVFHCHCGFSSDRDWNASINIKNEGIRKLT comes from the coding sequence GTGACAAAGCTAAACAAGGCGTATAAATTCCGTATCTATCCTACACGTGAACAAGCTTCTCTTATTCGCAGAACCTTTGGTTGTGTGCGTTTTGTGTACAACAAAATGTTAGATGACCGTAAGAAAACCTATGAGAAATATAAGGATGATAAGGAAACCTTGAAAATGCAAAAGTTCCCGACACCTGCCCAGTACAAACAAGAATTCAAATGGTTGAAGGAAGTTGATTCACTCGCTTTAGCGAATGCACAAATCAATCTTCAAAAAGCGTATCAAAACTTCTTTGCTAAAAAGGCTGACTTTCCTACCTTCAAAAGTCGTAAATCGAGACAATCCTATACAACAAATGTGGTCAATGGGAATATTAAACTTATAGATGGATTGATCAAACTACCAAAACTGACATGGATAAAAATCAAACAGCATCGCCCAATACCTGATGGACATAAGATAAAAGCATGTACGATCTCCATGACTAAAACAGGGAAGTTTTTTGTGTCCATCTTGACTGAATATGAAAAGAAAATTGTAGAACAACCAGCTCATTTATTGATTGGTCTAGACTTTGTGATGAATGGCTTATTTGTCGATAGTGAAACAGGTAAGAAAGCCAATTACCCTCGTTTTTATCGTCAAATGGTAGAGAAGCTAGCCAAAGAAAGCCGCATATTAGCTAGACGAACAAAAGGCTCTTCTCGTTGGCATCAACAGCGCTTAAAAGTAGCGAAAATTCATGAGAAAATCGCCAACCAAAGAAAAGACTTTCTTCATAAACAGTCTTATAGACTCGCAAACCAATACGATTGCGTCATTATTGAAGACCTCGATATGAAAGGGATGTCTCAAGCATTGAAGTTTGGTAAAAGTGTAGCTGATAATGCCTGGGGGAGGTTCACATCCTATTTAGAGTACAAGTTAAAAGAACAAGGAAAGAAACTAATCAAGATTGATAAATGGTTTCCTTCTTCAAAAACGTGCTCAAATTGCGGTCAAATCAAGGAAGAATTGACGCTTTCTGACCGAGTGTTCCATTGTCATTGTGGATTCTCATCCGATCGTGATTGGAATGCGTCAATCAATATCAAAAACGAAGGTATTCGAAAGCTTACATAA